Proteins encoded within one genomic window of Mycoplasma phocoenae:
- the rnc gene encoding ribonuclease III — MYNYDYLGELLECLEIDKKDCVLSQDLKQAFTHSTFANEKREFNSYELHEFLGDSIIQFLVSKYVFENYKYLDEGKATTLRATIVKTETLKKFSTDLDLFKYLQASKGATNLYKSKKVHADLFESFVAAVYITYGIEKVEKILFKTLYPEIDKMVNKENKDSKTLFQELVQANNISVEYETSKHMEGFVSIVSFNGTKYGTGFGNNKKEAEENAAKAALDSMQV, encoded by the coding sequence ATGTATAATTATGATTATCTTGGCGAATTATTAGAGTGTTTAGAAATTGATAAAAAAGATTGTGTACTGTCACAAGATCTTAAACAAGCATTCACTCATTCGACGTTTGCTAATGAAAAAAGAGAATTTAATTCATATGAATTACACGAGTTTTTGGGCGATTCAATTATTCAATTTTTAGTAAGTAAGTATGTATTTGAAAACTATAAATATTTAGACGAAGGTAAAGCCACTACATTAAGAGCGACAATAGTAAAAACTGAAACATTGAAAAAATTTAGTACTGATTTAGATTTATTTAAATACTTGCAAGCATCAAAAGGAGCAACGAATTTGTATAAATCTAAAAAAGTTCATGCTGATTTATTTGAGTCATTTGTGGCTGCCGTATACATAACATATGGTATTGAAAAGGTAGAAAAAATATTATTCAAAACACTTTACCCAGAAATTGATAAAATGGTAAATAAAGAGAATAAGGATTCCAAAACATTGTTTCAAGAATTGGTACAAGCAAACAATATTAGTGTTGAATATGAAACATCGAAACATATGGAAGGTTTTGTGTCAATCGTAAGTTTTAACGGTACTAAATACGGAACAGGGTTTGGTAACAACAAAAAAGAAGCTGAAGAAAATGCTGCTAAAGCCGCTTTAGATTCAATGCAAGTTTAA
- the plsX gene encoding phosphate acyltransferase PlsX: protein MKTIVFDILNNDNGSSQALAAAVQFAKENNNYKLKLFGDSTQIKDVQLPDNIEFVHSPNLLKKTENLRDVLRTNSSMLDAIKALSEPDHVAILSSGDSGSYLTMATLKIKRLNNISRPAFMPLIPKRKDGSFLLLDVGANLEVKANYLTEWAKLGSLFYSTMNNTQKPSVALMNIGTEDYKGLESHKEANLILKQNKNINYLGFIEPKDIFDKQKNIDVVVCDGYAGNMILKTMETSFLTMGRLIKEAILSTFVSKIGGLLIKKSIKKLGKKFDYRNVGAAYVIGLEKIVLKAHGGSDKKAFLGALNQIKIAIESNVIEKMKQELSEEANV, encoded by the coding sequence ATGAAAACAATAGTATTTGATATTTTGAATAATGATAATGGTTCATCACAAGCGCTTGCAGCTGCAGTTCAATTTGCAAAAGAAAATAATAATTATAAATTAAAACTATTCGGAGATAGTACTCAAATAAAGGATGTTCAACTTCCTGACAATATTGAATTTGTACATAGTCCAAATTTATTGAAAAAAACTGAAAATTTAAGAGATGTTTTACGAACAAACAGTTCAATGCTAGATGCAATTAAAGCATTAAGTGAACCAGACCATGTTGCAATTTTGAGTAGCGGTGATTCTGGCTCATATTTAACTATGGCTACATTGAAAATAAAAAGATTAAACAACATATCTAGGCCAGCATTTATGCCGTTAATTCCAAAAAGAAAAGATGGTTCATTCTTGTTATTGGATGTTGGTGCGAATTTAGAAGTTAAAGCAAATTATTTAACAGAATGAGCGAAACTTGGTTCGTTGTTTTATTCTACTATGAATAACACTCAAAAACCGAGTGTGGCACTGATGAACATCGGTACTGAAGATTACAAAGGACTTGAATCACACAAAGAAGCCAATCTTATATTAAAACAAAATAAAAATATTAATTATTTAGGGTTTATTGAACCTAAGGATATTTTTGATAAACAAAAAAATATTGATGTAGTTGTTTGCGATGGTTACGCTGGTAATATGATTTTAAAAACTATGGAAACTTCATTTTTAACAATGGGGAGACTGATTAAAGAGGCAATTCTTTCAACTTTTGTTTCAAAAATAGGCGGTTTATTAATAAAGAAATCAATAAAAAAACTTGGTAAGAAATTTGATTATCGTAACGTTGGGGCTGCTTATGTAATTGGTTTAGAAAAAATCGTATTGAAAGCTCACGGTGGCAGCGACAAAAAAGCATTTTTAGGAGCTTTGAATCAAATTAAAATTGCGATTGAATCAAATGTTATTGAAAAAATGAAACAAGAATTAAGCGAGGAAGCAAATGTATAA
- a CDS encoding DAK2 domain-containing protein, whose product MNGIEWKYAMISASNNLGNFKNTVDRLNVFPVPDGDTGTNMHATINAAKEYLTNLDESQCVHIGKLTSSIAQQMLLGARGNSGVILSQIFRGFSLSLADKKTIETKDIIKAFKSAKETAYKAVLKPVEGTLLTVIRETSEYLSQLDEKTSIPELFALAYEEALKSCNNTPNLLPVLKEVGVVDSGGYGLVKIIEGLSLFFQNKPVELSDQGEESDINALISETEIFEGEFGYCTEFIINLDKPNKFNKEYLIKKLEKIGNSLVVVNDESYLKVHIHALKPGNVLNSVQSLGEFIKIKIENMTQQANNSKKHVEKERSKKSTGVTQEIDMNEIISAKSGLISCHSGRGMSNIAKEFGAHWIIEGGQTNNPSTKDIIEAINKIEAETIFILPNNSNIILSAQQAAQIVENEKNVVIIPTKTQVEGINAVMNFNEENLALDNEENMLDAIKSTKSAEVTYAVKNTKIDGMKIKKGQFLAITDHKVLSTHRDANEAAIALFDELIDENSEMVTIYYGQDASESDANELKNYIESTYDVEVEIYNGEQALYPYFISVE is encoded by the coding sequence ATGAACGGTATTGAATGAAAATATGCGATGATTTCCGCATCGAATAATTTAGGTAATTTTAAGAACACAGTTGATAGATTAAATGTATTCCCAGTTCCAGATGGCGATACGGGAACAAATATGCATGCCACAATCAATGCAGCTAAGGAATATTTGACAAATTTAGACGAATCTCAATGTGTTCATATTGGTAAATTAACATCTTCAATTGCTCAGCAAATGCTATTAGGTGCAAGAGGAAACTCTGGTGTTATTCTATCGCAAATATTCCGTGGCTTCTCTTTATCATTGGCAGACAAAAAAACTATTGAAACAAAAGATATTATAAAAGCTTTTAAAAGTGCGAAAGAAACAGCGTATAAAGCGGTACTTAAGCCAGTTGAAGGAACATTATTAACTGTAATTAGAGAAACAAGTGAATATTTAAGTCAATTAGATGAAAAAACAAGCATCCCAGAATTATTCGCTTTAGCTTATGAAGAGGCGTTGAAAAGTTGCAATAATACACCCAATTTATTACCAGTGTTAAAAGAAGTGGGTGTCGTTGATTCTGGTGGATATGGTTTAGTTAAAATCATTGAAGGTTTAAGTTTGTTTTTCCAAAATAAACCTGTAGAGCTTTCAGATCAAGGTGAAGAAAGCGACATTAATGCTCTGATTAGTGAAACAGAAATATTCGAAGGTGAGTTCGGTTATTGTACTGAATTTATAATCAATTTAGATAAGCCAAATAAATTTAATAAAGAATATTTAATTAAGAAATTAGAAAAAATTGGAAATTCTTTAGTTGTTGTTAACGACGAAAGCTACTTAAAAGTTCATATTCATGCTTTAAAACCAGGGAATGTTTTAAACTCAGTTCAATCGCTTGGTGAATTTATCAAAATCAAAATAGAAAATATGACACAACAAGCCAACAATTCGAAAAAACATGTTGAAAAAGAAAGATCTAAAAAATCTACAGGTGTTACTCAAGAAATTGATATGAATGAAATCATTTCAGCTAAAAGTGGACTGATTTCATGCCATTCAGGTAGAGGGATGTCAAACATAGCAAAAGAATTTGGTGCTCACTGAATTATTGAAGGTGGTCAAACAAATAATCCATCAACAAAAGATATTATTGAAGCTATTAATAAAATTGAAGCTGAAACCATCTTTATTTTACCTAATAACTCAAACATAATTTTATCCGCACAACAAGCTGCACAAATTGTTGAAAACGAAAAAAATGTAGTTATTATTCCAACCAAAACTCAAGTTGAAGGGATTAATGCTGTAATGAACTTTAATGAAGAAAATTTAGCTTTAGACAATGAAGAAAATATGTTAGATGCAATTAAGTCAACCAAATCAGCAGAAGTTACTTATGCAGTAAAAAACACTAAAATCGATGGAATGAAAATCAAAAAAGGTCAATTCTTAGCAATCACAGATCATAAAGTATTATCCACACACCGGGATGCTAATGAAGCAGCCATTGCTTTATTTGATGAACTAATCGATGAAAATTCTGAAATGGTGACAATTTACTATGGTCAAGATGCCTCTGAATCAGATGCAAACGAATTAAAAAATTATATTGAATCAACTTATGATGTTGAAGTTGAAATATACAACGGTGAACAAGCATTATATCCATATTTTATTAGTGTTGAATAA
- a CDS encoding variable surface lipoprotein: MKISKKILALTSASIAIATPFIAISCTTLNSKQSKVKELTNEIKSLKDGKKDFSEMIANNKITKYFDNDDSKFAKMTDEECDLAIPVLEKTLAALKKINKIKDAINS, translated from the coding sequence ATGAAAATATCTAAAAAAATATTAGCACTTACAAGTGCATCTATAGCAATCGCTACACCTTTTATTGCAATTTCATGTACAACATTAAATTCAAAACAAAGTAAAGTTAAAGAATTGACAAATGAAATCAAAAGCTTAAAAGATGGTAAAAAAGATTTTAGTGAAATGATTGCAAATAACAAAATAACAAAATACTTTGACAATGACGATTCAAAATTTGCAAAAATGACTGATGAGGAATGCGATTTAGCAATTCCAGTACTTGAAAAAACACTTGCAGCACTTAAAAAAATAAATAAAATTAAAGATGCAATAAATAGCTAA
- a CDS encoding nucleotide exchange factor GrpE: MNKELKIELFDNLTIDLKIKSKDVNVNDVVLTKKEIIIGFNQIDRFVEDFIINQSNLILDKEYKFHNKDKTFNYILKILKHKKISKAHRMDRQALVQMKMNEMKYMDEITKYLLKINELKQQIEKLDEQYKQSAQVFQQKAQTELNKLKEQTYQHTQEEIAHIKKYALQDFFEEFLLVLNNLEVAANSGLNSTNSEVQAYTKGFAMLLNKIELILSNYNVTKITPLVGEIFDANVHQIFELQDADKQKDSILKVKSIGYKLHDRVIKPALVIVQK; the protein is encoded by the coding sequence ATGAATAAAGAATTAAAAATTGAATTATTTGATAATCTAACTATTGATTTAAAAATAAAAAGCAAAGATGTAAATGTCAATGATGTAGTATTAACAAAAAAAGAAATTATTATCGGATTCAATCAAATTGATAGATTTGTAGAAGATTTTATTATTAATCAATCCAATTTAATATTGGACAAAGAATATAAATTTCACAACAAAGACAAAACCTTTAACTATATATTAAAAATATTAAAACATAAAAAAATTTCAAAAGCTCACAGAATGGATAGACAAGCTTTAGTTCAAATGAAAATGAATGAAATGAAATATATGGATGAAATCACCAAATATTTATTAAAAATTAATGAATTAAAACAACAAATTGAAAAGCTAGATGAACAATATAAACAAAGTGCTCAAGTGTTTCAACAAAAAGCTCAAACAGAATTAAACAAATTAAAAGAACAAACATACCAACACACTCAAGAAGAAATTGCGCATATCAAAAAATATGCATTACAAGATTTCTTTGAAGAATTCTTATTAGTATTAAACAATTTAGAAGTTGCGGCAAATTCTGGTTTAAATTCAACCAACTCGGAAGTGCAAGCATACACCAAGGGATTTGCGATGCTTTTAAATAAAATTGAATTAATTTTATCAAATTATAACGTCACAAAAATTACACCTTTAGTTGGCGAAATATTTGATGCTAATGTGCATCAAATATTTGAATTACAAGATGCGGATAAACAAAAAGACAGCATTTTAAAGGTAAAAAGCATTGGTTATAAACTTCATGACCGTGTGATTAAACCAGCCTTGGTTATAGTACAAAAATAA
- the hrcA gene encoding heat-inducible transcriptional repressor HrcA, with product MKELKIKDEDLLKKIVETYIETGQPVGSKYLCQRYSMKCSPATIRSRMVLLEEAGYIEKNHTSSGRIPSINGLEYYTKKLVYNPKKYLQEKLEDALARRRLSIDTTIEQAASVISEVAGLTLVTTSDNSDEVLKSISLTVLSETSAIIVLVSSSGRVESKMFTFDSSKIAIDDVRIAVRLFKDRLIDTPLVDLRMKAMALNPIFATQVKNYELLIQEFIRSVFIFEEEHVSHVYNKNQIILSRDITREGITDVLDFIENQSVWAALEHDLDDECSIKFDLNRPNISLISKKIDFRNSKNIKEVTVVGSNRMDYDKAFEALTTMEKLLKETAKE from the coding sequence ATGAAAGAACTAAAAATAAAAGATGAAGACTTGTTGAAAAAGATTGTAGAAACATACATAGAAACAGGACAACCAGTCGGTTCTAAGTATTTATGTCAAAGATACAGTATGAAATGTTCACCAGCAACAATAAGAAGCAGAATGGTATTGTTAGAAGAGGCTGGATATATAGAAAAGAATCACACGAGTAGTGGTAGAATACCTTCAATAAATGGTCTGGAATACTATACGAAAAAACTAGTATACAATCCCAAAAAATATTTGCAGGAAAAATTAGAAGATGCTTTAGCAAGAAGAAGACTTTCAATTGACACGACTATAGAGCAAGCTGCTTCAGTAATTTCTGAAGTAGCTGGGTTAACTCTTGTTACAACTAGTGATAACAGTGATGAAGTATTGAAATCTATTTCATTAACTGTTTTATCTGAAACATCTGCAATAATTGTATTAGTGTCTTCAAGCGGTAGAGTTGAATCAAAAATGTTTACATTTGATAGCAGTAAAATCGCTATTGATGATGTAAGAATTGCAGTGCGTTTATTCAAAGACAGATTAATTGACACACCATTAGTAGATTTAAGAATGAAAGCAATGGCTTTGAATCCCATATTTGCTACTCAAGTAAAAAACTATGAATTACTTATTCAAGAATTTATTCGTTCAGTATTCATCTTTGAAGAAGAGCATGTTTCACACGTTTATAATAAAAATCAAATTATTTTATCAAGAGATATCACTCGGGAAGGAATTACTGACGTATTGGATTTCATCGAAAATCAATCTGTATGAGCAGCATTAGAACACGATTTAGACGATGAATGTTCAATTAAATTTGATTTAAACAGACCTAATATAAGTTTAATTTCAAAAAAAATTGATTTTAGAAACTCTAAAAACATAAAAGAAGTAACAGTTGTTGGTTCAAATAGAATGGATTATGATAAAGCGTTCGAAGCATTAACAACAATGGAAAAATTATTAAAAGAAACGGCTAAGGAGTAA
- a CDS encoding DUF4231 domain-containing protein, with translation MHDDLLLWVKKMEKKLKFRVNLFSFWFYILNIAIMVVSLIISIFGTLQLYYKFNWSLFNGFSSYLLITTGIAALTTFLTSLIGFFVISKKISLYKSRLEKIQLEKLLWEEKIGEYFSKNRNLNYYINVSNICGISWEVMENDKQDTK, from the coding sequence ATGCACGACGATTTACTATTATGAGTTAAAAAAATGGAAAAAAAACTAAAATTTAGAGTTAATTTATTTTCATTTTGATTTTATATTTTAAATATAGCTATTATGGTTGTTTCTCTCATTATTTCAATATTCGGTACATTACAGCTTTATTACAAATTTAATTGAAGTTTATTCAATGGTTTCAGTAGTTATTTATTAATAACGACTGGAATAGCAGCATTAACAACTTTCTTAACAAGTTTAATAGGTTTTTTTGTGATTAGTAAAAAAATATCTTTATACAAATCAAGATTAGAAAAAATTCAACTAGAAAAATTATTATGAGAAGAAAAAATTGGTGAATATTTTTCTAAAAATAGAAATTTAAATTACTATATCAATGTTTCAAATATATGTGGAATATCATGAGAGGTTATGGAAAATGACAAACAAGACACTAAATAA
- a CDS encoding DUF4231 domain-containing protein: MTNKTLNNDLLNNVESEFKKYRRKFWKSHLIYLIIALVIMVVSSLQVLLNLFAIRFNEYLPLRQIFMVIAIISSVIVFLQSVLLFFDFKRAKEENSVKLNNLLKLKKTYLENPEFVKTAKLANQIYDINKEK, from the coding sequence ATGACAAACAAGACACTAAATAATGATTTATTAAATAACGTTGAATCAGAATTTAAAAAGTATCGCCGTAAATTTTGAAAATCACATTTGATTTATTTGATTATTGCATTAGTGATTATGGTTGTTTCTTCATTGCAAGTTTTATTAAACTTATTCGCTATTCGTTTTAATGAATATTTACCATTAAGACAAATATTTATGGTTATTGCAATAATTTCTTCGGTTATCGTTTTCTTACAATCTGTATTATTGTTTTTCGATTTTAAAAGAGCTAAAGAAGAAAATTCGGTAAAATTAAATAATTTGTTAAAACTTAAAAAAACATATTTAGAAAATCCTGAATTTGTTAAAACAGCTAAACTTGCTAATCAAATTTATGATATTAATAAAGAAAAATAA
- a CDS encoding Cof-type HAD-IIB family hydrolase has protein sequence MQFKPQAIFIDLDGTLVDARKKQISEENKNEVIKVNQTIPCFISTGRGLSEELINTTQELGLDYGVAQNGAIIYDRSGKIIRKFTIKDSTYEQLFKKITKFKIPFIANSSKIIYSNSLSSKLIPLFKKEYKIEKTKNAQNLTDITKILLLFSSAKKARKIQKSFSKEFRDLNVLLASNHAIEINDINASKGKANSFICSLNNIDPLKTVHIGDSMNDSTTAQYMGCLIAMQNSSADLKKIASEQGEYFKKAGLAKILRKIANV, from the coding sequence ATGCAATTTAAACCGCAAGCAATCTTTATTGATTTAGATGGTACATTGGTTGATGCTAGAAAAAAACAAATAAGTGAAGAAAATAAAAACGAAGTTATAAAAGTTAACCAAACAATACCTTGTTTTATTTCTACGGGTAGAGGGTTAAGTGAAGAATTAATTAATACTACTCAAGAATTAGGGTTAGATTATGGTGTTGCTCAAAACGGAGCAATCATTTATGATCGCTCTGGGAAAATAATTAGAAAATTTACTATAAAAGATTCTACATACGAACAATTATTTAAAAAAATAACAAAATTTAAAATTCCTTTTATAGCTAATTCATCCAAAATCATTTATTCGAATTCATTAAGTTCAAAATTGATACCTTTATTTAAAAAAGAGTACAAAATTGAAAAAACAAAAAACGCTCAAAACTTAACAGATATAACAAAAATACTATTACTTTTTTCAAGTGCTAAAAAAGCCAGAAAAATTCAAAAATCATTTTCAAAAGAATTCAGAGATTTAAATGTATTGTTAGCTTCCAACCACGCAATTGAAATAAATGACATTAATGCTTCTAAAGGTAAGGCTAATAGTTTCATTTGTTCGTTAAACAACATCGATCCATTAAAAACAGTTCATATTGGAGACAGTATGAACGATTCAACAACAGCTCAATATATGGGTTGTTTAATAGCTATGCAAAATTCTTCAGCTGATTTAAAAAAAATCGCTTCAGAACAAGGTGAATATTTTAAAAAAGCTGGACTTGCTAAAATATTGAGAAAAATAGCAAACGTTTAA
- a CDS encoding thioredoxin family protein, with the protein MIKKLTDAKELETLKGKTFLIFSAPWCSSCTMIKPVVADLADKHPELTVITVEVDDFPELTRQYGVNSIPSYYVFEDNKVVNSGVGFNPLPQLEKLLLG; encoded by the coding sequence ATGATCAAAAAATTAACAGACGCAAAAGAATTAGAAACATTAAAAGGAAAAACATTTTTAATTTTTAGTGCTCCATGATGCTCAAGTTGTACAATGATTAAACCTGTTGTTGCCGATTTAGCAGATAAACACCCAGAACTTACAGTTATTACTGTTGAAGTTGATGATTTTCCTGAATTAACAAGACAATATGGTGTAAATTCAATACCAAGTTATTACGTATTTGAAGATAACAAAGTTGTAAATTCAGGTGTTGGTTTTAACCCATTACCTCAATTAGAAAAACTACTTTTGGGTTAA
- the proS gene encoding proline--tRNA ligase: MSKKIEKITPLAEDFSRWYLDVVKNGDLISYGKTRGTIVFKPLSFGIWENIQKNLDAEFKKLGVQNVYFPLLIPESLINKEKDHVNGFNPELATVTEVGGKPLSEKYYIRPTSEVLFNDFFKNEVESYNDLPLVYNQWANVMRWEKTTNPFLRTTEFLWQEGHTVHADAVEARKLTRTMLKTYAKFLKNYLAIPVIQGKKTPREKFSGACSTYTIEAMMKNGRALQAGTSHYLAQNFTKAFDITFKNAENKREFAYGTSWGVTTRLIGALIMAHGDDRGLIIPPKVAPVQIDILEIFGHKDPAVKNLAKQVKKDLSKFFRVKLDDSSKGPGFKAANSEIHGTPIRIEIGSNEAMNNSVTIVRRDTLEKVTVPFTKDLKSVIRKIFTDIHNNLYNAAYDRMLNNIVTCDNMEDFKQKIDEGKWVLMSFCGDEDAEAFIQETTGATARCIPFKDPIHIESTSCVLNGKKTKRNVIFAKAY; encoded by the coding sequence ATGAGTAAAAAAATAGAAAAAATAACACCATTAGCAGAAGATTTTTCACGTTGATATCTTGATGTTGTTAAAAATGGTGATTTAATAAGTTATGGTAAAACTAGGGGTACTATTGTATTCAAACCATTATCATTTGGTATATGAGAAAATATCCAAAAAAATCTTGATGCAGAATTTAAGAAATTAGGTGTACAAAACGTATACTTTCCTTTATTAATTCCTGAATCATTAATAAATAAAGAAAAAGATCATGTTAATGGATTTAATCCGGAACTTGCAACCGTTACTGAAGTTGGCGGGAAACCATTGAGTGAAAAATATTACATAAGACCAACCAGTGAAGTATTATTCAATGACTTTTTTAAAAACGAAGTGGAAAGTTACAATGATTTACCATTAGTATACAATCAATGAGCAAACGTAATGCGCTGAGAAAAAACAACCAATCCTTTTTTAAGAACAACTGAGTTTTTATGACAAGAAGGACACACAGTACATGCTGATGCTGTTGAAGCTAGAAAATTAACAAGAACAATGTTGAAAACATATGCAAAATTTTTAAAAAATTACTTAGCAATTCCAGTAATTCAAGGTAAAAAAACACCGAGAGAAAAATTTAGTGGTGCTTGTTCAACATACACAATTGAAGCAATGATGAAAAATGGTCGTGCATTACAAGCTGGTACAAGTCACTATCTTGCACAAAATTTCACTAAAGCCTTTGACATAACATTCAAAAACGCTGAAAACAAAAGAGAGTTTGCATACGGTACATCTTGAGGAGTAACAACTCGTTTGATAGGAGCATTAATAATGGCTCACGGAGATGATAGAGGGTTAATAATACCTCCAAAAGTAGCTCCTGTACAAATAGATATTCTTGAAATATTCGGACATAAAGATCCAGCTGTAAAAAATTTAGCTAAACAAGTTAAAAAAGACTTATCAAAATTCTTTAGAGTTAAATTAGATGATAGCTCAAAAGGTCCTGGATTTAAAGCGGCAAACAGTGAAATTCACGGTACACCAATTAGAATTGAAATTGGTTCAAATGAAGCCATGAATAATTCGGTAACAATCGTAAGAAGAGATACCCTTGAAAAAGTCACAGTTCCCTTTACCAAAGATTTGAAATCAGTAATCAGAAAGATATTCACTGATATTCACAATAATTTATATAATGCTGCATACGATCGTATGTTAAATAACATAGTTACTTGTGATAATATGGAAGATTTTAAACAAAAAATCGATGAAGGTAAATGAGTACTTATGTCATTCTGCGGTGATGAAGACGCCGAAGCATTTATTCAAGAAACAACTGGAGCCACAGCTCGTTGTATTCCCTTTAAAGATCCAATTCATATTGAATCAACATCATGTGTATTAAATGGTAAAAAAACAAAACGTAATGTAATCTTTGCTAAAGCATACTAA
- a CDS encoding carboxymuconolactone decarboxylase family protein has protein sequence MEIKEKINTISKNYKRFKDMETYNEYLDAFQNLNKVVYKEGAVSTKHKELTAVAIATSQRCEPCLISHIKKAIIAGATKEEIIESALVACAFSGGPALNTVIQTVQVIIEEYIK, from the coding sequence ATGGAAATAAAGGAAAAAATTAATACAATATCTAAAAATTATAAAAGATTTAAAGACATGGAAACTTACAATGAATATCTTGATGCATTTCAAAATTTAAACAAGGTTGTTTATAAAGAAGGTGCTGTATCAACAAAACACAAAGAACTTACAGCTGTCGCGATAGCAACTAGCCAAAGATGTGAACCATGTTTAATATCACACATCAAAAAAGCTATTATTGCTGGTGCTACAAAAGAAGAAATAATTGAATCTGCATTAGTGGCTTGTGCATTTAGCGGGGGCCCAGCATTAAATACTGTTATTCAAACAGTACAAGTTATTATTGAAGAATATATAAAATAA